The following are from one region of the Halosolutus amylolyticus genome:
- a CDS encoding DMT family transporter, whose amino-acid sequence MDSGIGFAIAAAFVWGFYIYVLKRSFSGYPPAALTVLLNTFAIAWYLPIALTRTEFSDVVLESFDLVDLAVVAVTILTTALAFVLFLRAIAEGDVSYVTPINKLVPLFVLPLEILFLGQFLTLLQVFGVVVATGAVYVANYDPGGLFRPFVKAARSRPAQLALLSAMCYAVSDLGKRVSLQELAIPGTLWVPILLVGVAIVLLPSAVRNPPTAVRADFSKLAAGGALVAFGEHATTLAFAALPASIASPIINTQAIVAVVLGGVLLGERHFRIRLVAAALAVAGVSLIAM is encoded by the coding sequence ATGGATTCCGGGATCGGATTTGCGATTGCTGCAGCCTTCGTCTGGGGGTTCTACATCTACGTTTTGAAACGGTCGTTTTCGGGGTATCCGCCGGCGGCGCTGACGGTCCTTCTCAACACGTTCGCGATCGCGTGGTACCTGCCGATCGCCCTCACACGGACGGAGTTTTCGGACGTGGTGCTCGAGAGCTTCGACCTCGTCGACCTGGCCGTCGTCGCAGTGACGATACTCACGACCGCCCTCGCGTTCGTGCTGTTCCTCCGGGCGATCGCCGAGGGCGACGTCTCATACGTGACGCCGATCAACAAACTCGTCCCGCTGTTCGTTCTGCCGCTCGAAATCCTGTTTCTCGGCCAGTTTCTCACTCTGTTGCAAGTCTTCGGCGTCGTCGTCGCGACGGGCGCGGTGTACGTCGCGAACTACGACCCCGGCGGATTGTTCCGTCCGTTCGTCAAGGCCGCGCGGTCACGACCCGCGCAACTCGCGTTGCTGAGTGCGATGTGTTACGCGGTGAGCGACCTCGGGAAGCGCGTCTCACTGCAAGAACTCGCCATCCCGGGCACGCTCTGGGTCCCGATCCTGCTGGTTGGCGTCGCGATCGTCCTTCTTCCCAGCGCCGTCCGGAATCCACCGACGGCGGTTCGCGCCGACTTTTCGAAACTCGCGGCCGGCGGGGCGCTGGTCGCGTTCGGCGAACACGCGACGACGCTCGCGTTCGCGGCGTTGCCGGCGAGTATCGCCTCGCCGATTATCAATACGCAGGCGATCGTCGCCGTCGTCCTCGGCGGCGTCCTCCTCGGCGAACGGCACTTCCGCATCCGGCTCGTCGCCGCCGCACTGGCAGTTGCCGGAGTCTCGCTGATCGCAATGTAG
- a CDS encoding MFS transporter → MAISRTVFKYYLYKATEAVEFYRPIMYLYFLSQGLSFTQIVIIEALYNLTTVLGEMPTGYVGDRIGRRNSLLIGSALITATLVGIAFASSFLAFALLFICWSLGYNFRSGTEDAWVYETLTDVSASDEFTRVRGRGQSIALTAGVGASLVGGYLGDLDLAYPFLAAALFTGLGLLVIVTLDEPATYEESGSSEMGIREAWGVVKQAVGQRRIRSFIVYYFVLFSAVTYLVFIFLQPIFESVVTDLNMSLTFSLPVPGQGDPYTLALSTENVETLLGVYYAAINLVSAAISYRISLIEEWVGLRRWFIAIPLLVGGLLTVMVFVPPIALVALFVGWACVEPTRVLAGQYVNDRIETLGRATVLSAMAMVSAVTVIPFQLGSGVISDIVSPVIALSAAGVILVVGSVVILLWESPIEQSSISSNPKTGT, encoded by the coding sequence ATGGCGATCTCCAGAACCGTCTTCAAATATTATCTCTACAAAGCGACGGAAGCGGTCGAGTTTTATCGGCCGATCATGTACCTCTATTTTCTCTCGCAGGGATTATCTTTCACGCAAATCGTCATCATCGAGGCGCTTTACAACCTTACGACAGTCCTCGGCGAGATGCCGACCGGGTACGTCGGTGACCGAATTGGGCGCCGAAACAGCCTTCTTATCGGGTCAGCACTCATTACGGCGACGTTAGTTGGCATCGCGTTCGCGTCTTCGTTTCTCGCGTTCGCCCTCCTCTTTATTTGTTGGTCGCTTGGCTATAACTTCCGCTCGGGAACGGAGGATGCGTGGGTTTATGAAACGCTCACGGACGTGTCTGCAAGTGACGAGTTCACCCGTGTTCGTGGACGTGGGCAATCGATTGCCTTGACGGCCGGTGTCGGTGCGTCCCTCGTCGGTGGCTACCTCGGCGATCTCGACCTCGCATACCCGTTTCTCGCAGCTGCGCTGTTCACTGGGCTGGGCCTGCTCGTGATCGTGACGCTGGACGAACCGGCAACGTACGAGGAAAGCGGCTCGAGCGAGATGGGCATCCGAGAGGCGTGGGGTGTCGTCAAACAGGCCGTCGGTCAGCGTCGCATTCGATCGTTCATCGTCTACTACTTCGTGCTGTTCTCGGCCGTTACCTATCTCGTGTTTATTTTCCTCCAGCCGATATTCGAGTCGGTCGTGACCGATCTGAACATGAGTCTCACTTTCTCACTCCCGGTTCCCGGTCAAGGAGACCCCTACACACTCGCTCTCTCGACCGAGAACGTCGAAACGCTTCTGGGGGTGTATTATGCAGCGATCAATCTCGTCTCGGCGGCAATCAGCTACCGTATCAGTCTTATCGAAGAGTGGGTTGGATTGCGACGGTGGTTTATCGCAATTCCGCTCCTCGTCGGTGGGCTTCTGACAGTAATGGTGTTCGTGCCTCCGATAGCGCTCGTCGCGTTGTTCGTCGGATGGGCGTGTGTTGAGCCGACGCGAGTGCTTGCGGGACAGTACGTGAACGACCGCATCGAAACGCTCGGTCGTGCAACTGTCTTGAGCGCGATGGCGATGGTGAGTGCGGTAACCGTCATCCCGTTTCAGCTCGGAAGCGGCGTGATTTCGGATATCGTCTCACCGGTAATCGCACTTTCGGCAGCAGGTGTAATACTGGTCGTCGGTTCGGTTGTGATCTTACTCTGGGAGTCACCAATCGAACAGTCATCAATCAGTTCGAATCCGAAAACTGGAACGTAG
- a CDS encoding helix-turn-helix domain-containing protein translates to MVVDQNVQIDQGVVDAVNALGNSKRLEILLALDKVEQEHQKPWHTMSFTELYDAIDVDSTSQFSYHLDQLVGQFVSETADGYRLTYSGNKIVRTIVSGVYESTSTFEDSEVSGACLFCGEASLLATLDAEQFRIRCTSCDATLVTDFFPKSQTRGRTTAEIIESVGYRIWSMYIQLRGDVCPECFGRVDTTVDVYEHNGKSHHLHISSCRECQHIVSIPIEVTVAFHPAVLHRFWEHGISLLDVPLWEFFEYIVSDVIVTDIVSDDPFAATFEITPNDETIYLKMDDTGTVSIGL, encoded by the coding sequence ATGGTAGTGGACCAGAACGTTCAAATCGATCAAGGAGTAGTTGACGCGGTTAACGCACTCGGAAATTCCAAACGGCTAGAAATATTACTCGCATTAGATAAGGTGGAACAAGAACACCAGAAACCGTGGCATACGATGTCCTTTACGGAACTGTACGATGCGATTGACGTGGATAGCACGTCTCAATTTTCGTATCACCTCGATCAACTCGTCGGACAATTTGTCAGCGAAACTGCTGACGGATACCGACTCACATACAGTGGGAACAAAATCGTTCGTACGATCGTCTCCGGTGTGTACGAAAGCACTTCAACGTTTGAAGACAGCGAGGTCTCCGGTGCCTGTTTGTTCTGTGGAGAGGCGTCACTTCTAGCCACACTCGACGCCGAACAATTCCGTATTCGCTGCACCTCGTGTGACGCGACCCTCGTAACCGATTTCTTTCCTAAGAGTCAAACGCGTGGCCGGACGACTGCGGAGATCATCGAAAGTGTTGGCTACCGTATCTGGAGTATGTACATTCAACTGCGAGGAGACGTTTGTCCGGAGTGTTTTGGCCGCGTCGATACGACTGTTGACGTGTACGAGCACAATGGGAAATCACACCATCTCCATATTAGCTCGTGTCGTGAATGTCAACATATAGTAAGCATCCCAATTGAAGTGACAGTTGCGTTTCACCCAGCAGTCCTCCACCGGTTTTGGGAGCACGGCATTTCGCTACTGGACGTTCCACTGTGGGAATTTTTCGAGTACATCGTATCCGATGTAATCGTAACGGATATCGTCTCCGATGATCCGTTTGCAGCTACGTTCGAAATCACGCCGAACGATGAGACGATTTATCTCAAAATGGACGATACAGGAACAGTTTCAATTGGACTGTGA
- a CDS encoding DUF6544 family protein — translation MRHVRILKRMISATVALFILGLAGTVWRQHETARRVDELRQSANSGNEAVFTEDDVEGVPDPVREYLTSALPQGQPYVDLVRLEQKGELRLGDASSSWRPFTATQHVTVDPPGFYWDASIGLAPLLSVRVRDLFCDREGTASVSLFGVIPLDRANSSPELEEAELMRYLAEAVWYPTAFLPAAGVEWESIDDSTAKATVEDGHVSASLTFSFNEDDEVTRVHADRYRRVDDGYELTTWSGYWRNYETRNGVRVPTEGEVVWHLPDGDMHAWQGRVTDIQYDEFLSCRGRER, via the coding sequence ATGCGACACGTACGTATTCTCAAACGAATGATCAGCGCCACCGTCGCTCTCTTCATCCTCGGTCTCGCCGGCACCGTCTGGCGCCAGCATGAGACGGCTCGGCGTGTGGACGAACTTCGTCAGTCTGCGAACAGTGGAAACGAGGCGGTGTTCACGGAAGACGACGTAGAAGGAGTACCCGATCCCGTCCGTGAGTACCTGACCAGCGCACTCCCTCAGGGACAACCATACGTTGACCTGGTCCGGCTCGAACAGAAGGGGGAACTGCGTCTGGGTGATGCGTCGTCATCGTGGAGGCCGTTCACCGCGACACAGCACGTCACCGTAGATCCGCCGGGGTTCTATTGGGACGCGTCGATCGGACTCGCCCCGCTTCTCTCGGTGCGCGTCCGTGACCTGTTCTGTGACCGTGAAGGCACTGCGAGCGTGTCCCTGTTCGGCGTCATCCCGCTCGACAGAGCCAATTCGAGTCCGGAGTTAGAAGAAGCAGAACTGATGCGCTATCTCGCCGAGGCGGTCTGGTATCCGACCGCGTTCCTTCCCGCAGCGGGCGTCGAGTGGGAGTCGATCGACGACAGTACGGCAAAAGCGACCGTCGAAGACGGACACGTGTCCGCTTCCCTCACGTTCTCGTTTAACGAGGACGACGAGGTGACCAGGGTCCACGCCGATCGGTATCGACGCGTAGACGACGGGTACGAACTGACGACCTGGTCCGGCTACTGGCGGAACTACGAGACGCGGAACGGCGTACGTGTGCCGACGGAGGGGGAGGTCGTCTGGCATCTTCCGGACGGCGACATGCACGCGTGGCAGGGGCGGGTCACGGACATACAGTACGACGAATTTCTATCCTGTCGTGGACGTGAGCGATGA
- a CDS encoding carotenoid oxygenase family protein gives MTASGAGFHSLTTEVHDHHPTVEGTIPDWLSGTLVRNGPARFEAGDRRVNHWFDGLAMLRRYAFTDGRLRYSNRFLRTDAYEEAMDGRLTGQFGTDTRGWRRLLETVTSRGVPEPTDNANVHVARIDGEYVALTEAPRRVAFDPETLETRGHFRFHDDLPEHITAAHLVDDPHRDELVGFTTQFGRTPQYHLYRLPRGSRTREVIASLDANGPAYIHDCSVTADHVIIVESPLVLSVLRALNPFTEGAIDMLDWQPERDTRVLVVDRDTGDLVADPTLDPAFTFHHVNAYVDGGTIVLDLVEFPDDDIVDTMALSELDGDGFPAVPDAHLMRYRIDPDANRVSRTRLYDGAMEMPRVARSVVGRHHRYAYGQATDRAGANGLVKVDCETCTAREWWERSVYIEEPVPVQHPDADAEDAGVVLATALDTQRERTSLMIFDAATLAVQARAVLPHPEPFGFHGRFFQGV, from the coding sequence GTGACAGCATCCGGCGCCGGCTTTCACTCGTTGACCACCGAAGTCCACGACCATCACCCGACAGTCGAGGGCACCATCCCCGACTGGCTCTCCGGGACGCTGGTTCGCAACGGACCCGCCCGTTTCGAAGCAGGCGATCGCCGTGTCAACCACTGGTTCGACGGGCTAGCAATGCTCCGGCGCTACGCGTTCACCGACGGCCGACTCCGCTACTCGAACCGGTTTCTCCGCACCGATGCCTACGAGGAAGCGATGGACGGGCGGCTGACCGGCCAGTTCGGCACTGACACGCGTGGCTGGCGTCGTCTCCTCGAAACGGTAACTTCGCGGGGGGTCCCCGAGCCGACGGACAACGCAAACGTCCACGTCGCCCGCATCGACGGCGAGTACGTCGCGCTCACGGAGGCCCCGCGCCGGGTCGCCTTCGATCCCGAGACGCTCGAGACACGCGGGCACTTTCGATTCCACGACGACCTACCCGAACACATCACGGCTGCGCATCTCGTCGACGACCCCCACCGAGACGAACTGGTCGGCTTCACCACGCAGTTCGGCCGGACGCCACAGTATCATCTCTATCGTCTCCCACGGGGGAGTCGTACGCGGGAGGTCATCGCCTCCCTCGACGCGAACGGGCCGGCGTACATCCACGACTGCAGCGTCACCGCCGACCACGTCATCATCGTGGAGTCGCCACTCGTCCTCTCGGTACTCCGGGCACTGAATCCGTTTACCGAGGGTGCGATCGACATGCTCGACTGGCAACCGGAGCGCGACACGCGCGTGCTCGTGGTCGACCGCGATACCGGTGACCTAGTGGCCGACCCGACGCTCGATCCGGCCTTCACCTTCCATCACGTCAACGCCTACGTCGACGGCGGAACGATCGTCCTCGACCTCGTGGAGTTCCCCGACGACGACATCGTCGACACGATGGCGCTGTCCGAACTCGACGGCGACGGCTTTCCTGCCGTGCCCGACGCTCACCTGATGCGGTACCGTATCGATCCCGACGCGAACAGGGTCAGCCGAACGCGCCTCTACGATGGCGCGATGGAGATGCCACGCGTCGCTCGTTCGGTCGTCGGGCGACACCACCGCTACGCGTACGGCCAAGCGACCGATCGCGCAGGGGCGAACGGACTGGTCAAAGTGGACTGTGAGACGTGCACCGCCAGGGAGTGGTGGGAGCGGTCGGTCTACATCGAGGAACCAGTTCCCGTCCAGCATCCCGATGCCGACGCCGAGGATGCGGGAGTCGTGCTCGCGACGGCGCTGGACACCCAACGTGAGCGGACGTCGCTCATGATATTTGATGCAGCGACGCTGGCTGTCCAGGCGCGGGCAGTTCTCCCACACCCGGAACCCTTCGGCTTCCACGGCCGGTTCTTCCAGGGCGTGTAG
- a CDS encoding amphi-Trp domain-containing protein, with product MANDEQESENEAESEADETEREGKRVMSRADGAGILREVADGVENGTINIEGEDGFTVAVPEHFELEVEYEVTDDEAEFEVELEWQMEDGEPVSADE from the coding sequence ATGGCAAACGACGAACAAGAATCCGAGAACGAAGCGGAATCGGAAGCTGATGAGACGGAACGTGAAGGTAAGCGAGTGATGAGTCGGGCAGACGGTGCGGGGATCCTCCGTGAAGTCGCCGACGGCGTCGAGAACGGGACGATCAACATCGAAGGAGAGGACGGCTTCACGGTGGCGGTACCGGAGCACTTCGAACTGGAAGTCGAGTACGAGGTTACTGACGACGAAGCCGAGTTCGAAGTTGAACTCGAATGGCAGATGGAGGACGGCGAACCGGTATCGGCGGACGAATAA
- a CDS encoding ABC transporter ATP-binding protein, translating into MEAIETTALTKRYGETTAVDRLDLAVPDGTVYGFLGPNGSGKTTTMRMLTGLTTPTSGSATVAGVSVTDRDALRSHIGYLPEEPPLYEQATAYEQLEYVAGLRDLPQQDTQDRIDGLLDQLGLPPEDATTRIADYSKGMRQKVAYVQAILHSPDVAFLDEPTSGLDPRAARTIRELIRELTDEGTTVFLSTHILPVVEEIADTVGILYEGQLVAEDTPDQLTQRAETGETRTLEDAFLELTSTDPVAEASVEARDG; encoded by the coding sequence ATGGAAGCCATCGAAACCACTGCCCTGACCAAACGCTACGGCGAGACGACCGCCGTCGACCGACTCGACCTGGCCGTTCCCGACGGGACCGTCTACGGCTTTCTTGGCCCCAACGGTTCCGGCAAGACCACGACGATGCGGATGCTCACCGGCCTGACGACGCCGACCAGCGGCAGTGCGACCGTCGCCGGAGTCTCCGTCACCGACCGGGACGCCCTCCGCTCCCACATCGGCTACCTTCCCGAGGAACCACCACTCTACGAGCAGGCCACGGCGTACGAACAACTCGAGTACGTCGCCGGACTCCGGGATCTCCCCCAGCAGGACACCCAGGACCGCATCGACGGCCTCCTCGACCAGCTTGGCCTGCCGCCCGAGGACGCCACGACCCGCATCGCCGACTACTCGAAGGGGATGCGACAGAAGGTCGCCTACGTCCAGGCCATCCTCCACAGTCCCGACGTCGCCTTCCTCGACGAACCCACCTCGGGCCTCGACCCGCGCGCGGCTCGAACCATCCGCGAACTCATCCGCGAACTCACCGACGAGGGGACGACGGTCTTCCTCTCGACCCACATCCTCCCGGTGGTCGAGGAGATCGCCGATACCGTCGGCATCCTCTACGAGGGGCAACTCGTCGCCGAGGACACGCCCGATCAACTGACCCAGCGTGCCGAGACCGGCGAGACGCGGACCCTCGAAGACGCGTTCCTCGAACTCACGAGCACCGACCCGGTAGCGGAGGCGTCCGTGGAGGCGAGGGATGGCTGA
- a CDS encoding nucleotidyltransferase domain-containing protein: protein MESKSNTVSGGGSKIVLDVPAQDTNLFKSQAVHEVLSFLSRYHTDEFSITELTDAVDYSQPSISKAVDILVANDLVTDHREGNARLVQINRERLHHPDDPFLQIPQAEFHTPVRTAIDELVERLDDIVGIVLYGSVARGDADRRSDIDLWVLVEEDRMVNQRTANRVRQDLEDREFDTGRYAYEIDVESLPAVPNYTDELQDILSDGLVVHDTENFETVRKMVFHGDLDE, encoded by the coding sequence ATGGAAAGCAAGTCGAATACTGTGTCAGGAGGTGGATCGAAGATTGTCCTCGATGTCCCCGCCCAGGACACGAATCTATTCAAGAGTCAGGCCGTTCACGAGGTCCTCTCGTTTTTATCTCGATACCATACTGACGAGTTCTCGATCACGGAACTGACCGACGCGGTAGACTACTCCCAGCCCAGCATCTCAAAGGCCGTCGACATCCTGGTCGCCAACGATCTCGTCACCGACCATCGGGAAGGGAACGCTCGACTGGTACAGATCAACCGGGAACGGTTGCACCATCCCGACGATCCGTTTCTACAGATCCCGCAAGCAGAATTCCACACCCCCGTCCGCACCGCCATCGACGAATTAGTAGAACGGCTTGACGACATAGTCGGTATCGTGTTGTACGGCAGTGTCGCGCGTGGAGACGCTGATCGGCGGAGTGACATCGACCTGTGGGTTCTCGTCGAGGAGGACCGGATGGTGAATCAACGAACTGCGAACCGCGTCCGGCAAGACCTCGAAGACCGTGAGTTCGACACCGGTCGGTACGCATACGAGATCGACGTCGAATCGCTTCCAGCCGTCCCGAACTACACTGACGAACTCCAAGACATACTCAGCGATGGCCTCGTCGTCCACGACACAGAGAACTTCGAAACCGTCCGGAAGATGGTGTTCCACGGTGATCTCGATGAGTAG
- a CDS encoding DNA-binding protein — translation MSRESDPEVITDALTAAIDAFNEEGYGVPTREEAIDADADWKTQLTKACRLLAAVDTIAEQGFYTATIELCFGATERSVEAFALAEGGDEIDDFHDHTTCYDRATDLGLLSAATTRELRQLYAINRTDSYYGGRRPTERQANTMQQLARSIHEHVTNQIREGGVCVCNSRN, via the coding sequence ATGAGTAGGGAATCCGATCCAGAGGTCATCACGGACGCGCTCACCGCGGCCATCGACGCGTTCAACGAGGAAGGATACGGCGTCCCTACGCGAGAGGAGGCGATTGACGCAGACGCTGACTGGAAAACCCAGCTGACGAAGGCGTGCCGATTGCTGGCTGCAGTCGATACGATCGCCGAGCAAGGATTCTACACCGCCACTATCGAATTGTGTTTCGGCGCGACCGAACGATCGGTTGAAGCCTTCGCGTTAGCCGAAGGCGGCGACGAGATCGATGATTTCCACGACCACACCACTTGCTACGATCGTGCCACCGACCTCGGACTTCTCTCCGCCGCAACGACACGCGAACTCCGGCAACTGTACGCCATCAACCGCACCGACAGTTACTACGGCGGACGACGCCCGACAGAGCGCCAAGCAAACACGATGCAACAACTCGCTCGAAGTATCCACGAACACGTCACAAATCAAATCAGGGAAGGTGGCGTCTGCGTCTGCAATTCACGAAACTAA
- a CDS encoding IS5 family transposase, with the protein MPSQLAQFTDRCVDLSQNAVIGKPAPAIKKGDGGYADWVIVSIHCLREYLNQPYRRLLDILHEMPGIAAKLGLSVDQLPDFTTVCTRKQDLKMRIWRVLLRLSVSLHELGDVQAIDATGFKRHQASRHYVLRVGYNFDDIKTTALVDCDTSVILDIHCSMKQPHDTQVGRQVLTRNLTRLTTITADKSYDWDALRHELRDAGIRPVIKHREFYALDKAHNARHDENVYHRRSIVEAIFFALKHRFGETLRARTWFGQFRELVLKAAVRNIEQAVKL; encoded by the coding sequence ATGCCGTCTCAACTCGCCCAGTTCACCGACCGATGCGTCGATTTGTCCCAGAACGCTGTCATCGGTAAGCCAGCGCCGGCGATCAAGAAGGGTGACGGCGGCTACGCTGACTGGGTGATCGTCTCGATCCACTGCCTCCGAGAGTACCTGAACCAGCCCTACCGCCGGTTGCTCGATATTCTGCATGAGATGCCCGGAATCGCCGCTAAACTCGGACTTTCTGTGGATCAGCTACCGGATTTCACCACCGTCTGCACGCGGAAACAAGATCTCAAAATGCGGATCTGGCGGGTGTTACTGCGGTTGTCTGTCTCACTGCACGAACTCGGCGACGTTCAGGCGATCGACGCAACTGGGTTCAAACGCCATCAAGCCAGCCGTCACTACGTTCTTCGTGTCGGCTACAATTTTGACGATATCAAGACGACAGCGCTCGTTGATTGCGATACCAGCGTCATCCTCGATATCCATTGCTCGATGAAACAACCGCACGACACTCAGGTCGGACGGCAGGTACTGACGAGAAATCTCACCCGATTGACCACGATCACCGCCGACAAAAGTTACGACTGGGACGCGCTGCGGCACGAACTCAGAGACGCTGGCATTCGCCCGGTGATCAAACATCGAGAGTTCTACGCACTCGACAAAGCGCATAACGCTCGCCACGACGAGAACGTCTATCACCGCCGCTCGATCGTCGAAGCGATCTTCTTCGCTCTAAAACATCGATTCGGCGAGACGTTACGGGCCAGAACGTGGTTTGGCCAGTTCAGAGAGCTCGTCCTAAAGGCTGCCGTCAGAAACATCGAGCAAGCCGTGAAGCTCTGA
- a CDS encoding CBS domain-containing protein yields MDITEIVSTSFTEFDIGTPLSKVAGAFENQELDAVVVTDGDEYRGVVSRRQLASSSNQPSAKVGSQVQHVPAVERTEDVREVARLMIGSDAKTLPVLDDERVYGVVTADAVLAAVRPFLDAATVDEAHSAELISVTPEIGIGEALNTLRESGIAHLPVVEDDEVVGMLSLYDVIEFTTRGGSRSQGGSSGNVGGGGKAAGGSHGGFGAREGESDRMLDLPVRNLMSDAVVTIGRDATLDEVVETMFEQEISSLVVTDSETDEPSGIVTKTDVIKALTWEQDDGRQPVQVFGLDLLDGMDYDGVSALIESMTSKYGDMQVIKASIELQEHKEQTRGVPLVLARIRLVTDRGYFTADGEGYGATHALRLAANTVERQLLKGKTYGQSKKHPDAEEQEKLYGWWLGG; encoded by the coding sequence ATGGACATCACCGAGATCGTTTCCACGTCGTTCACCGAATTCGACATTGGGACACCGCTCTCGAAGGTCGCAGGTGCGTTTGAGAACCAGGAGCTCGACGCCGTCGTCGTCACGGACGGCGACGAGTATCGCGGCGTCGTCAGCCGTCGACAGCTGGCATCGTCGTCCAATCAGCCCTCCGCGAAGGTCGGCTCGCAGGTGCAACACGTCCCGGCCGTCGAACGAACCGAAGACGTCCGCGAGGTCGCCCGGCTCATGATCGGGAGCGACGCCAAGACACTTCCCGTCCTCGACGACGAACGCGTCTATGGCGTCGTAACCGCAGATGCCGTCCTCGCGGCCGTCCGTCCGTTCCTCGACGCGGCGACCGTCGACGAAGCGCACTCGGCCGAGTTGATCAGCGTGACCCCCGAGATCGGTATCGGAGAAGCGCTCAACACTCTGCGGGAATCGGGCATCGCCCATCTCCCGGTCGTCGAGGATGACGAAGTAGTGGGGATGCTAAGTCTCTACGATGTCATCGAGTTCACGACGCGAGGGGGGAGTCGAAGCCAGGGGGGGTCATCCGGCAACGTCGGCGGCGGTGGGAAAGCCGCCGGTGGGAGCCACGGGGGCTTCGGCGCGCGCGAGGGGGAGTCTGATCGGATGCTTGATCTGCCGGTCCGGAACCTGATGTCCGATGCGGTCGTGACCATCGGGCGAGACGCAACGCTCGACGAGGTGGTCGAGACGATGTTCGAGCAGGAAATCTCCTCGCTCGTCGTTACTGACAGCGAGACAGACGAGCCCAGCGGTATCGTCACGAAGACGGATGTCATCAAGGCACTCACTTGGGAGCAAGACGACGGGCGCCAGCCTGTGCAAGTGTTTGGTCTCGACCTGCTCGATGGCATGGACTACGACGGCGTCTCCGCGTTGATCGAGAGCATGACCTCGAAGTACGGCGATATGCAGGTGATCAAGGCCAGCATCGAACTGCAAGAGCACAAGGAACAGACCCGGGGCGTGCCGCTCGTGCTGGCACGAATCAGGCTGGTCACTGATCGAGGCTACTTCACCGCCGACGGCGAGGGTTACGGCGCTACCCATGCACTCCGTCTCGCCGCGAATACAGTCGAACGACAACTCCTAAAGGGGAAAACGTACGGCCAATCGAAGAAACACCCCGACGCCGAGGAGCAGGAGAAGCTCTACGGCTGGTGGCTCGGTGGATGA
- a CDS encoding HalOD1 output domain-containing protein translates to MDEPALSLRIVGAVADVMGIDPVDCPPLFEAINPDALDTLFEGKKSRGSLVFEYAGYIVTVDNG, encoded by the coding sequence GTGGATGAACCCGCTCTCAGTCTTCGGATCGTAGGGGCTGTTGCAGATGTAATGGGTATTGACCCAGTTGACTGTCCCCCACTCTTCGAAGCTATCAATCCGGATGCTTTGGACACCCTATTCGAAGGGAAGAAGTCTCGCGGATCTCTCGTCTTCGAATACGCTGGATACATCGTCACTGTAGACAACGGGTGA
- a CDS encoding DUF7344 domain-containing protein, translating into MDESRKLGTRNIQSIDAGSGSSGREKPISPDTILSAVANEHRRAILDALDNASEKTLEYDVLVDRVADRVRDEDAKRESDEHRQRIRIALHHTHLPKLEEARIIDYETETGYIQFIGGELEQKILTLVEPYDIHE; encoded by the coding sequence ATGGATGAGAGTCGAAAGCTGGGGACACGTAATATCCAGTCAATTGATGCGGGTTCCGGTTCTTCGGGGCGTGAGAAACCAATCTCCCCCGATACGATTCTGTCGGCAGTAGCGAACGAACATCGGCGCGCCATCCTTGACGCATTGGACAACGCATCCGAGAAGACACTGGAATACGATGTGCTCGTAGATCGCGTTGCAGACCGGGTTCGGGATGAAGACGCAAAACGAGAGTCAGACGAACACCGACAGCGCATCCGGATCGCACTTCACCATACCCATCTTCCAAAATTGGAGGAGGCTCGGATAATCGACTATGAGACTGAAACGGGTTACATCCAGTTTATTGGCGGTGAACTGGAACAGAAGATCCTGACGCTGGTCGAACCGTACGACATCCACGAGTGA